The Lineus longissimus chromosome 8, tnLinLong1.2, whole genome shotgun sequence region ATTGCGCCAAAAGGAAAAGAAGGAGAGAAGAACAGAAGCGACGCATAGTTTTAACTCTCTGTGACATGCCTGTCTAAATGAAACAACATGCGTAAGTCAGGTTctcatttaatttgcaactctTTGCTTGCGAGGTTGTTTCTATGGTAATTGAAATCGATGTTACCAATCTCCCATTTTGAGCCGGTGAGTACCTATAAAGCGTATGAAGCGTTAATTAACACCAATTTGCAAAATTATGCACCGGGTCGGTGGATGACAGACCGACACAAAGTATACTTGTAACACCCAGGTTAAAAAGGTTCCCGTCGCGTTATCGATTCTGTATTCAGTTGAACGGTTCGCAACGATTCTGAAGTATTTCAGACCAAACAGTGTTTTTTCTTTGCAGAAGGGAAGGAAATACACGAATCGGCAACGTCCTCACTGCTGGACCGGTCGTTGCTGTTAGCAATGCCAGCGGTGGGCCGGCTTGTCTACTGAATATTGAAAGCAAGCTGCAGGATGGACCGAAAGGTTACTTATATAGCGTCTGACTCCTAACAAGTATTCAACACGCCTGGGCTAAGGTTGGGTATATGATTAAAAAATGATGCAAAACATAGTGCCTTTAAATAGTAGGCCCATGTGCTGATCTATTAGGAACAGTTGATGTGGAACAAAATGCCCTACGCTATGAAGACAACAGTTTTGTAAAATTACTACCGGGGTCAAGGATTTTTGATAGCGTTATAAAAGCCTATGCGCGTTATGCATACTCACAGTTGTCTGGGTCTTGCAGTATGTATTGACTATAGTGTTTGTCATGTATTTGTGACTTGTAAAAATGTCACTCTTTTTTAGAATGAATCTGAGCGCGGTTCGAGGGAGCAAGACTATCGTTTTCATTGCCTTCGTGCTGGCTGTTTACACGGACTATTCACTACGATACTTAAAGTTATCCTTAACCCCTGCGCTCATCAGACATCTGGAGTTCTATTCGTGCAATTGTTTGAACCAAACCAGTGTAGATGTAAAAAATGTGGACGGAACTGAGACATCGCTTTGGAATCAAGAAAATCAAGGATTTTGCCTAATAGGCGCCAATAATTCCTCCAATTGCTGGTCGAAATCCGCCATCGTACTGCACACGACGCCCAGCGTTGATGCTGTAATTGGTGTGTCTGAGCTCGCCGAGTTCGTTGCAAGTCCATTCGTTGGTCTGTATTGTTCGAAACACGGCCACCGCTTCCCTTTCATTGCCGGCGCCATCTTAGAACTCCTCAGCAGTATCGGATTCCTCCTGTCTACAAATGTCATCATTTTAGCCTTCGCGAGTGCGTTCCAGGGCCTTTCTGCGACGATTATTTTCATAAGTGGATTAGTCATGATCACGGATGTTTTTAGTGCTGAGGAAAGATCGAAGGTTATTTCAAGGGCGTACGGGATAACGTGCCCGGTTGCTGCAGTTATTGCCTTCATGCTTGGAAGCATAGGGTTCCAGCTATACGGCCCTGTGTTGCCAATGGGTTTCATTGCAGTGTTAGCTTTCGTAGACCTTATAATCAGGCTGGTCATTAAACCTGGATCTGACAGTGAAAGCGTCTATGAAGGACCTGAAACAGACAAGTTGATGACGGGGGAAACAGGGTCCAACGGAATATCTGACAATTCTGATAAGCATACAAACTTAAATGTTCAAGAACCAAGTCCAGTAGGAGAGGCGCAGAAAGTGTCCATCAAGATCATAGAACCGATAAAGGAAGGCCACGAAAGCGCCCAGCAAGGCCCGGCAACATATAAGCAACTGCTTTCAGACTTTGTCGTAATTGAAGTGATGTTGCTGATTACTATTACCAGTATAATAATCTCCATGGTAGTTGCAACAGCCTCTAACAGATCTATCAATATTCTCGACGCAGAGCAATGGCAACTAGGTGTGGTTCTTGGCATCGGCCCTCTGGTGCAGCTCACTGTAGCTACAACATTGTTGAGGTTGTTAACTCGAAATGTCTTTTGGCTGTTTATGCTCGGTAACATAGTGTTCGTCATGATTGGTCTGATGGTTTACCCATTGACTACAAATGTTTGGTGGACTATAATACCCGAGGTCTCCATCCGAGGCGCGGCGCTGGCCTTCAGCTATATCTACACGCCGAACCTGCACCCCTTGCTCTTAGACCATCGCCACAAGTATGCCGCAGCGAAGGTCTTCTCACTTCTGCGGACGTCAGTCGTACTAGGGAATGGGATTGGACCATTTGTTGGGAACCTATTAGCACATACTTCATTCATGACTCTGTATTATAGTGCTGGGGGTTTCC contains the following coding sequences:
- the LOC135492542 gene encoding uncharacterized protein LOC135492542 yields the protein MNLSAVRGSKTIVFIAFVLAVYTDYSLRYLKLSLTPALIRHLEFYSCNCLNQTSVDVKNVDGTETSLWNQENQGFCLIGANNSSNCWSKSAIVLHTTPSVDAVIGVSELAEFVASPFVGLYCSKHGHRFPFIAGAILELLSSIGFLLSTNVIILAFASAFQGLSATIIFISGLVMITDVFSAEERSKVISRAYGITCPVAAVIAFMLGSIGFQLYGPVLPMGFIAVLAFVDLIIRLVIKPGSDSESVYEGPETDKLMTGETGSNGISDNSDKHTNLNVQEPSPVGEAQKVSIKIIEPIKEGHESAQQGPATYKQLLSDFVVIEVMLLITITSIIISMVVATASNRSINILDAEQWQLGVVLGIGPLVQLTVATTLLRLLTRNVFWLFMLGNIVFVMIGLMVYPLTTNVWWTIIPEVSIRGAALAFSYIYTPNLHPLLLDHRHKYAAAKVFSLLRTSVVLGNGIGPFVGNLLAHTSFMTLYYSAGGFLLPLVFVTLHIRSVNKISASY